TTGAGCTATGTGTCGTTCAGTTTCACCGCGAGCTTCCTGTCACCGCGAGCTCACCAGTAGAAGCGTTGCTATTCGAAGAGCAAGTCTGATTATGTGAGCAAGTCTTATTCGAAGCAAAATCCTCTGAGTAACATTCAATCACACACACTCCTTGATTGATTCTATCgatcaattttatatatacttgttTAGAAATGGTCATTCATAATCATAGTATAGTGCCTTTTGATCTTGGACTTTGATGATGCTTCTGCTTGTGCTTTGGAAACTTGGAAAAAATGGAGCTGAATTGggaaaaagggaaaaatgaagaatgaagaaaaagatttttttattttttaagttaatttttcAAATGATGAAATTTATTAAAGTTGAGTgatgaaattagtttttttttgggGTTTAAAAGTAGATATTTTGGTATTTACTTTGATGTTTGAGTTTGGGAGGATGAATTTTTTCCGCCTAATTGAAACCCTGTTGAGCTGACGAAGAACTTTTTCTGCCTAATTGAAACCCTGTTGAGCTGACGAAAAAAATtgttgttgccaatttagttattGTTGATGATGTATTTTTCGTTTAGTTTGGATTCAGAAATTGGATTGAAGAGTGTTGGTTTAGTAATttgtaattgaattgaattgaattgcctCCTGTAATATGTAATATGAATTGCCTTTTGATCTTGGACTTTGATGATGCTTCTGCTTGTGCTATGAAAACTTGCAAAAAATGGAGCTGATTTGGAAAAAGGGAAAAAATGAAGAatgaaaaaaaagttttttttttcttttttaagttaattttgcAAGTGATGAAATTTATTAAAGTTGAGTGGAATTAGTTTTTTCTGGTGGTTTAAAAGTAGATATTTTGGTATTTGCTTTGAGGTTTGAGTTTGGGAGGATGAACTTTTTCTGCCTAATTGAAACCCTGTTGAGCTGACGAAAAAAAATTGTTGTTGCCAATTTAGCTGTTGTTATCGATGTATTTTTCGTTTAGTTTGGATTCAAAAATTGGACTGAATTTGTAGGTTTAGTAACTTGTAACtgtattgaattgaattgaattgcctCCTGTAATATGTAATATGAATTGCCTTTTGATCTTGGACTTTGATGATGCTTCTGCTTGTGCTTTGGAAACTTGCAAAAAATGGAGCTGATTtggaaaaagggaaaaataaaaaatgaaaaaaagattttttttttaaagttaatttTTCAAGTGATGAAATTTATTAAAGTTGAGTGGAATTAGTTTTTTCCAAACATGACCCATCATTCATCATCTTCATTATCAtatatctcttttaatttatatccaatttacttttatttaatttctgaACACATGCTTATATATTTGTCTCCAGAGGACTTTTTCTAATGAATATATTATACACACATATGCTGTACATGTTAATGTTAATCCTTCAAGTTTAATGATTCTATATACTATATTGTCTAATTAGAATTTCgtacttttataaaaataaataggttttaatttaataatattttgggTGGTATTAATGCTAATTTATGGTCCATTGAAGTGGTATATAGCGTATACATCTTCTCTTTAGCCAACAGTGTTGAATTCAAATATTGGGTAGGGCATTCCCAACTCTCAATCAAGATTACTTCGATAAGAGGATACCTATGGTTCCACTTCTACCAAATAAAGGAAACGCCATTCACTCTCTTGATAAAATATACCACTAACACTTTTCAGCTGGATTTCCATTTCCTCCTTGCTATTTTTTGAGACACAGTTAGTGAATATTTCTGATCATGTTATTTGGTCTTTTAAATAGGCTCTGGAGAATATTTCTGACAGATTTGGTCATTCAAATGCCTGGAGCAGATTACGCTAGATTCGTGCGTACAATTTATGCTTTCGCTTAGGTAATGTACCGTTCTGTCTTACATGTTAGTGTATTAACTTTGCTATATCCTGGGTTTATCTGCTTTCCCAAATTGATTTGATATGCTAAATATGTTGTGCTTATTTGCTGATTTATTACTTCCCTTTAcaaatttatatttttctttgctGATTTGGTAAATACATTAGAGGACTGATTTTCTGTAGTCTGTGTGTGTATTCCATGGAGTCCCCATGCAGAATTGCAGAAGCTGGCTAACCATTTGATTTTCTTCTTAACATATACATAGGACACTACTAACACTTTTTCATGCTCTATCTTTTCATTATCTAATCAGCTGATCTGTTCATAACATGCTCTTTCcaatgttaaaaaaataaaattaaaaaatatatattttcttttttcaaataaaatttagagacagagaagggaggtttaataatttaattcttCATATAGATTTACCTTCtcctaaatttttttgttttgttttatacaGGATATTATTTATTGATTGGTAAAGACAAAATGAGTCGAGTAGTTGTTGTGACACAGTGTATAACAACTTAAAATGGAATCTCAAAATGAAGGAACTAAGCAGTAAGTTTATATCATACTtgatatatattataatttgatcTTCTAGTTATTTAGGTAGTGTGTATATGGTAGCTAGATTGACACTATAATTGACCTATTAGACCATGTTTAGTAAGTTCAGATATTTGCATTATTAGGTTTAATCATGTTTTGTCAAAAGATTGGATGGATTCACCAAGATTTTAGAAGGAGTACATAGTTGGTGTAAATAGTTTTTTAGAGTTTGCCTTCGTAAAGGGAAAACCAGTTGGAAAAGAAATTCAATGTCTGTGTGCAAAGTGTGGAAACACTTATTGGCGTGAACGAGACGCTGTATATGAGCATCTTATTTGCTATGGGTTTGTCGAAGGTTATAAACGATGGACTAATCATAGGGAATCAATAATCCCAACAGTAGTAGATACTGACATGGATGATCGAGGCGGCCTTGATGATATTGACGGGTTGCTGCGTGACGCATTCGGAAATATAGCAAATCTTGAAGAGGGGAACAGTGGGTTGAATGAAGATGCGAAAAGATTTTATAAGCTAGTAGACAAAGCAGGTCTGGAATTATATTTGAATTGTACAACTGGATTTTCGAGGTTATCGTTCATCATTCATCTTTACCACTTGAAGTGTCTACATGGGTGGAGTAACACATCTTTTACCTCCCTCTTGGAGTTATTGAAAGAAGCTATACCTGATTTGAACATTCCCACTTCTTTTAATAAAGCTAAGAATATGGTTAAAGAGTTGGGTCTTGACTATGAAAAGATTGATGTATATCCTAATGACTGCATGTTGTATCGGAATGAGTACATAAATGACTCAGTTTGCCGTATCTGTGGAGAGTCTCGATATAATCAGACTCCTACTACAGATGGCAGCGAAGAGGACTTTGCGCTTCTGAATAAAGTTCATAAGGTTGATGCGAAAACCTTAAGATACTTTCCTTTAATACCAAGGCTTAAAAGGCTTTTTATGTGCCCAAATACAACAGAGGCGTTGAGGTGGCATGATGAGCAGCGTTTGAAAGACGGTTGCATAAGGCACCCTGCTGATGGCCAAGCATGGAAGAACTTGGACAGTCAGTACCCGAACTTTTCAAAAGAACTGCGCAACTTGAGGCTTGGTTTGGCAAGTGACGGTTGTAATCCTTTTCGAACTATGAACGTGTCACATAGCACATAGCCAGTTGTCTTAATGGTGTACAACTTTCCTCCTTGGATGTCCATGAAGTCTGAATATTGCATGCTCTCTTTAATCATACCTGGACCTTGTTCACCAGGAAataatattgatatttttttgCAACCATTGATCGAAGAGCTGAAGAAGCTATGGGTGTCAGGGATAGATACATATGATTCTTTTAAGAATGAAACTTTTCAAATGCATGCTGCACTTCTTTGGACAATCAATGATTTTTCAGCGCATGCGATGTTGTCCGGTTGGAGTACGAAAGGAAAGTTAGCTTGCCCTTGTTGTAACCATGATACTTATTTTTGTTACTTAAAACATAGCCAAAAGACAGTTTACATGGACCATAGGAGATTTTTGCCAGTTGATCATGCATGGAGGTCTAACAAGAGATCTTTtaatgaaaaaatagaattcagGGGTCCACCACGAATGTTAACAGGTGAAGAGGTTCTAGATATGCTAAAGTCAGTAGATAATGCCTCTGGGAAGACGCAAAGCAAAAAGTAAAGGCCAATGGGAAAAAGATCAATCTTTTTTGAGTTACCATATTGGCAGCAACGTATGATCAGGCACAACCTTGATGTAATGCATATCGAAAAAAACATAGTTGACAGTATAATTGGTACCTTATTGGATATTCCTAGAAAGACAAAGGATCATGCAAAAGCTCGTTATGACCTGAAGGAGATGGGCATTCGAAAGAATCTTCACCCAATAAATACTAAGGATGGCAAAAGAACTAAACTTGCTAGAGCATGCTTCTCCATGACCAAAGGGGAGAGATCCATTTTTTGTGGTGTtttgaagaaaataaaattgcCTGATGGAAGTGCTTCAAACATTTCTCGTTGTGTACAACAAGAAGAGAGAAAGCTTTACGGTTACAAGACTCATGAGCATCACTTCATGTTGCATTACCTGTTGCAAATACCAATCAAGAGCATTCTTCCAGATCATGTTGCTATTCCTCTAGTGCGCCTGTGTTCCTTTTTTCATCAGCTATGTCAAAAGGAAATCTCGTTTGAAGAGATTAATGGTGTCAGAGATTGTAGAGACTTTGTGCCAGTTGGAGAGAATTTTTCCGCCGACCTTTTTTGATATAATGGTTCATTTGCTTATTCATTTAGCTAATGAACTAAGGTTAGGTGGTCCCGTCCAATTTCGATGGATGTATCCGATTGAGAGATACATGTGCACACTAAAAGGGTATGTACCTAATAGAAGTCGTCCAGAAGGATCAATTGTGGAAGGTTATTTGGCTGAAGAGTGTTTAACTTTTTGTTCAAGATATTTGCATGAGGGAGTGAAAACAAGATTCAACAGAGTATCTCGGAATAATGATGCAGGCACTTCAACCAAAGATCCTGATTCAAATTTGTTCACAAACAAGGGAAGTCCATTGGGTGGAAAAAAGGGCAACTAGTTATTTTGGACGAGAAGTCACTCCTTCAAGCTAATGCATATGTATTGAATAATTGCGATAACGTGGAGCCTTACATGAGGTAAATTTGCACTTCTCATTAGTTCTATTCCTTAGACTAATTTTGGTAGTATTACATAATAATATACATTCCTTGTAGAGAATGTTGTGAGCAACAAAAGCAAGACAAGCGGAAGCGAAAGTGGAACATCGTTAAAGATCAGAATAAAAACTTTATCGAGTGGTTTACGAGACGTGCCATGAAGGATGATGTTCCCGGTTGGATACGACAGCTGTCTAAGGGTCCAAATAAAGTTGCAAAATCATTTTCTACTTATGTTGTCAACGGGTACAGATTTCATACTAagcagcgagaagtgatgcggaaAACGCAAAATAGTAGTGTCACTGTGGTGGCTGAAACTACAAGCTTTGCGAGTGTTAAGGACAAAAAACCAATCAAGGCCAATATAAGATATTATGGTAGAATCATGAATATTATCAAGTTAGACTATTATAACCAATTTACAATTGTTATTTAAGTGTGAGTGGTTTATGGCTGAGGAAGATGATTATGGTTTGACATACGTTCATTTCAACAAAAGATGTTACCAAGACGAACCATTTGTGTTGGCAAGCCAAGCACACCAGTGCTTTTATGTGAAAGATCCATATATTCCCCCAAAAGAATTATATGATGAAAACGGTTCCCAGAGACTTGTTTAACATTGGTGTCCAATTACAGTTTGACCCTAACATAAGAGAGCCACATGAATCGGCGAATAGTCCGATACCCTTAAGTGATATTGGTGAGGTAGACTTAGTTAGACAGGGTGTGCGACCTACTATTGTTGATGTGACACCGAACAAGATCAAACCTAAAGACAAAGAAATAGTGTCTGATGATTTTGACAGTGATGCTGAATTTGAGGTAGTACACAAATTGTCCATGATGCTTTATTTGTTAACTTATTTTCTAATGCATTATCATGTTTATTTTCTAATGCATTACCATGTTTGTTTACTTTATTTTCTAATTCATTATCATGTTTATTTTCTAATGCATTATCATGTTTGTTTACTTTATTTTCAAATGCGTTACCATGtttcttctttattttaattttggcaATCTTAGTATTGATGCTTTATTTTTATCTCTTCATGCAAATGAATTATGTTGATGCTTTATTTGACTTCTATTTTTTTATACAGGATGAACAATGAAAGAAATTCCAAAAGAAAAAGGTTAAGGACCCTATCACAAATAGGGTCACAAAGAAGTCCCTTGAAGATGAGGAGTCCagtaaaaaattcagaaaaaattCAATTCACAAGTGCTTATTCTTTGCTAAAACAATTTCAAATAAAAAGGGAACATGTTTTAGCTGCATGTGGGGCTAATATTTGTAAACATGAGACAAGAAAAAAGGGCAAGATGCCGAAAAAGGTGCTGGCAAGAGTTGACAATGAAGGTCAAAGCGAAATGGTAACCAAGAAGATAACAAACATCAGAAATGGTGAGGATCAAATCAAGATGCCAACAAATAATTCCAACGAAGAAAATCATCTAGTCAAGATGAAAGCCATTGAACATGAGGATCAAGGTGGGAAGAAGCCGTCTAGGAAGAAGGTGCCAATGAAGAAATCAAAGGTGGAGGGTGATAAAGTCAAGATAAATACCAATGACGCTGAGGGTCAAAGCAAGAAGCTGACCAATAAGATGCCGATGAAGGAATCGAATGAAGAAGATGCCAGCGAAGAACATAAGATTGAGTCTCTTATCCCTGCTATGACTTTAGATGAATTCTTCGAAAAATATGGGATATCATTATATGAAAATAATGAAGAATATGAATATGATTATGATGATCTCAATCCAACCGTTGGTGATAGTAGTGACAGTCAACTCggtaatgcctttatcccttttTTCAATAGCAAATAGTGAAAGACACCAACCTAACTCTTGTATTTAGTAGATTACTCTTTTATTCATTAGATTAGTATTCTTGTTAATATTTTCTAGTAATGACATTGGAAATAggtaccaaaaagaaaaaagtttgTGGTCCCATCCAACTCAAGCATATTCATGCTTTGGAGACACAAATAGAGTTAACATGGTACAATGGCAAACCCATAGGCCCAACAAAGACACAGGTTCAATTGTTTAGTCGGTTCTTGGGAACACTTGCAAGAAACTCTAATTTGGTCATGTTGTTATATACTAATTGGCAAGCTGTGTCCATTGAGACTAAAACTTCAATGTTGGATTATGCAAAGGTGAGTTGATCATTCTCCTTTTTAAATTGTTTACAAATAGGCTTAGCATGTTTGGTAAAATAACATAATTCGTTGTTTATTCATAGTTTAAATATAACATTCCTAGTGATGCTGAGCCTTGGGTGATAGATACCATTGGAGAGGCATGGAAGCAATTTAAGAAACGCATAAAGAAATATCACTATACACCGTACAACTCATTTAGAGAGATGATGAAAAATCGTCCAATGACTGTACCTGAActgtattttcgaaaattagttcaATTTTGGAGGCTTGATATCATCAAAGTAAGTTATTTTCACAACTCTATTGGCTTTAATGATGGTATCGTGTATTTAACTAACTCTATCTAATTTTATATTGCAACAAACGTAGGTTATTTCTGACAACAATCATGAAAACAGATCCAAGCAAAAATGGAATCATCGAATGGGTCCAGTTAGTTTTGAATTAGTACGCGCTGAATTGGTATTTTTTTGTGCTTTTTATTTTAAGTATTTTTACATCTTTCATGTTATGTGTGTTTACTTAGTCACATATTGGTGGTTTCTTTGCAGCGTGCAAAGAAGGAGGACAATGAAGATCCATCACAATCTGACATGTTTGTTGTAACTCGTACGAGCAAAAAAGGAGAGACTGATTCGGGGACACAAGAAACAATTGTTAGTTTTCTGGTCTCTTAGAAAAGTACACCAAACAAGAAATGTGTtagctatttttatttattctgaaGCATTTGGGTGCATGCATTTATTTTGATCATATTTGTGTGTAATAGGAACATCTTCAAAATTTGAAAGAAGCAGGATACAATGATGATGAAGCAGTTCAAACAGTTTTCGGAAAGGAGAGACATGGAAGAGTTCGTTTCTATGGTCGATCAGTCACAAAATCCTCTCTTAAAAAGCAGAAGAAAATCCGACAAATGCAACAACAACATAATGAAGTAGTTTCAACTATggagaaaaatcaaaataacttAACTTCTAAGTTGGATGGTTTAACAAACTTGATTAAAACATTGTTGCAACAAGTCAATCCTGGTATGAGTGCAGAACAAGTGCAAGTAATGATAGAAGTCGCCCAACAATCTCCGCCTGACGCGAGTAGTGCACCAAATGATGCACGGCGAAACATTCCTCCTTCACTTGGATCGAACCATGTATCAAAGGATATGGAAGTAAGTACTGTTCAAAACTTCTAGTTAAATTAATAGTATGCTTTTGGTAAATGATATATCATGAATTTGAGTTAAAGTTAAGGTTTTAGGATTGTGAATCATTTATAATTATGCATGGATATTGGCTGTATATATGTTGCTCTCTATTCTATGTTAATGAAAGAATAAGTTAAGAAAAACAAAGTTCATATTATGTTGTATCTTTTCTTTTTACTCATGATGTCTCAATTGCTTGTcacttggtattttttttttagaacttaatTGTCGGTTATTATAACAACTGTTTATATATGAATATTTGCCAAGGTTTACTTGCTGGTGATTTGTAACATTATTTAAAAATGAATCTCACCTTTTATGTGCTaactaattattaaattaatagtATTTAGTGAATAATGGTTGTGAATAATTCTTGAGTGTTGTTGTGGATGAATGTTTTCCTTCTTTTGCTACATATGTACTGCATCATCAAAAGCATTTTTGCTCTATTCTAACATGTTTATTTTTTTGCATGCAGGAAGACATGATGTGATGAAAAAAATATGTTCCATACAAATATCACATGGGATGGGTCTTACAATGACCTTAGTTATGTAAATGTAATATTTTCATGTGTTATGTACTTTTTGAGGTATTACATGTAATTGAAAAAATTATACTCTATTTTTATTTGTGTTGTTTagactaaaaattaaatatatctaTCTTATAATGAAActtttatgatttagatttcttgaatttcttatttttagatttattttgtgattattatCATTTTGGGATatgattataatttaaaaaatttgaatctcATAAACAACAACAGGCTATAGTCACTATTTTAAAAAACCGTGAcaatagataaggctatggtcacggttttaaggagggtgaccatagaggctatggccacggcaaaaaccgtgaccatggatagggctatggtcacggttttaagaggaggggtgaccatagaggctatggtcacggtgaaaaaccgtgactatagatgatgctatggtcacggttttaaggagggtgaccatagaggctatggccacGGCAAAACTCGTGACCATAGAtagagctatggtcacggttttaaggaggggtgaccatagatagggctatggtcacggttttaagaaaGAGTGACCATAAAggctatggccacggtgaaaaccatgaccatagccttatctatggtcacggttttaacgAGGGGTGACTATAGAggttatggtcacggtaaaaaaacgtggcctaaagtgtcatattttgaaaattgaaaccgtgaccatagattaaaaaacgtgaccatagacctatggccaTGAGGGAATaggccacggtaaaaaaccgtgaccatagatctatggtcaccctttttactagctatgatcacggttttttaccgtgaccataggctTTTTTTTGTAGTGGAATAAATAGTTCAATCTATttcaaacttaaatttttgcatATTGCTTTTGCATTGGATTTATATGCATGTCACATCTTATTGTGCTTGATTATGTTAACTTGAatctaattaagaataaatagtTCAATCTATTTCATACTTAAAATTTTGCATATTGCTTTTGATTATGTTAACTTGAatctaattaagaataaatattTCAATCtattttatacttaaaattttGCATATTGATTTTGTATTAGATTTATATGCATGTCACATCTTATTGTACTTGATTATGTTAATTTGAATCTAAttaagaaataaataatttaatctaTTTCATACTTAAAATTTTGCATATTGCTATTGCATTAGATTTATATACATGATGTATCTAATTGTGCTTGATTTTGTTAACTTGACtctaattaagaataaatagtTGAATCTAATTCATACTTAAAATTTTCTACATTACTTTTGCATTGGATTTATATACATGTCACATCTTATTGTGCTTGATTATGTTAACTTAAatctaattaagaataaatagtTCAATCTAATTCATACTTAAAGTTTTGCATATTGCTTTTGTACTGGATTTATATGCATGTCACATCTTATTATGCTTGATTATGTTAACTTGAATCAATTAAGAATAAATAGTTCAATCTAATTCATACTTAAATTTTTGCATGTTGCTTTTGCATTGGATTTATGCATGTCACATCTTATTGCTTTAGATTTGAATCATGAGAACTTTGTttagttgagtttaattcttATGAAATTAATTGAGTGTTGACTGATGCTGTGGATTGAGATTAGTTGGATTTGTGTGAGAACCGTAAAAGTGGATATATGTTCAATTTTAGGGGAGGTTATGTCCAATTTTTTCAGGGAGTTTTGTTGAATGATTCGTATAGAATATATGTTGATTAGtgataataatatattttctttGCAGACATGACGATAGGTAGTAGAGGTAGATCGAGTGGGTCTCGTGGTCGTGGTAGAGGAAGGATTTCCACAGAATCTGCATAGACTGTTCAGTCATCGCCTTCTACCTCAACTACCCCGTCGATCGACCCTTGTGATGTTACAGGCGGGTCCAGCGAACCAGCAGTTCATCATGATCCCAAACTCAAACTACGTGGCTCCTTCTACTACACCTCATATAGATCCAGCAACAGAGACCGCAATGTGTGTGATTCCTCTAGTACCCCCAACAGAATGCCCCTTCACCATCGCCTATCATCTGGCTAAGGATTTTTTTTCCGATGGCATGCAGGCGTGAGTACATACTATTTTTTAATCTTAAGTTTATGTATTTCTATGTGTTTGCTaatcttatatatttttttagatagGTTTGTACCAAACAACAATGCTGGCACACAGGAGATCTCCAAGGTGATTAAGTTAATGTACAACTGCCCATGGTCGAGCTACATGAAGATCCCTGTTGAGACTAGAGAACAATGGTTTCAGAAGTGGGCGGTAATAACCCAATAATGTTGAATTAATTAACTGTATTTGAAATGTATTTTATTTTGACTAACTAATGTTATTGAATCACTTTGTATACTTGAAATTCATATGGGACACGGAGCATAATCTCATGATTAGGAagtgttgagtttgaaaaacttatattgaaatgatgatcaaacattattaaaatattgaTTAGGAAATTATTAAATTGTTATATGCTTCCAATGGTTTGTTTGATATTTTTGTTCAAGTGTACAAAAAATTTATGATCAGGCCAAAATTGATTCAAGCCCACTGTGATTAAAGTGTCCAGCCCTCATGCAAAAAATATTTCATTCTATATGGCTAATGTTAATAAAATAATGAAACAGATTGGGCCAAGAAAGTAGTACAAAGTCCAAGACAACATTCTCTTGGACCAACAAGTCCCTTGGTCCGaattggaagaagaaagaaatggagCATGTACTCTTTGGTTACCTACTCCATTGGTTaatggaattcaaatttcaattcaatTGATTGCATGCATAGgtaaccaaaactcaaaattaaatTGGGTTAAATATTACATTAAAAGCTttgtctcttctctctcctctctcttatctTTCGGTCAtatcaatcaaacaaagaagaagatagaagTCATCAGAAGAAAAAGAAGTTACAAGAAAAGCCTATGAAAGAAAGGCTATGAGAAAGGAAGATCTAAAGTAAGGCATGGCAAGATCTTTACCATTGAAGGCAAGATTTTAAAGAAGAGCTTCAAGATTTTCGAAGCCAAAAATAGAAGCAATCCGCCTCTGTTAGAGAGGAAGATATCAATTGCAAAAGTTCACTTCCATTTTCGTTCATCAAAGAAAGAAATTAGCCGCCGAGCTACAcgtaggaagaagcaaaaatggaaaGCAAAGAGCTGTTCTGGGTCAGAAGATCATCAAGGGTCCGAATCGTTTCTTGGAGCCAAAGATAAAATCAAGGGTTCAGATTGaaggagcttgatgaaaagggtggagagaggtacatgcatgttggtttttttggttttccctctctcttctctctgtccgaacTGCTACTGTTTTTGGTTGGAGAAGAAGTTgcttggttgaaccggtttcaaccttggaagcttccccttctatattaAGAGTGAACGGCCAAAGGTTGAGATCAAGGAGAGAAAGCataaagcacagagttctcatagctacccaagcttctTGAGTTCATCTCCTTCAATGgtgttcattttgttttctttttattaattttgtctatCTGAGTCTCATGGTGGAAAAGGtaaacatggtgaggtttgtaaaAAAAAGCCAATGAGAGAAAAAAGGCAGTGagcaaaattagagaaaaagccatagatgtctatctcagagtttctttgtacatctttctattgtgtgtcatgatcctgtggggattctcttgcaagttgggttagcactttgcagttCAAAGCTAGGTtttgagtcctagtcaaattcagattgggtGTAGAATCTGGGTTTGTCCctgataggattgggtagatcctaggaaaagaattggtgtttgtaatcttaTAAAaaatagtgaaattccatcattgttgtgatggagactggatgtaggctgcattgcacttagcagctgaaccaagaTACTTCTTTGTGTGAttctct
The DNA window shown above is from Arachis ipaensis cultivar K30076 chromosome B08, Araip1.1, whole genome shotgun sequence and carries:
- the LOC107610515 gene encoding uncharacterized protein LOC107610515 isoform X1 — protein: MLLYTNWQAVSIETKTSMLDYAKRAKKEDNEDPSQSDMFVVTRTSKKGETDSGTQETIEHLQNLKEAGYNDDEAVQTVFGKERHGRVRFYGRSVTKSSLKKQKKIRQMQQQHNEVVSTMEKNQNNLTSKLDGLTNLIKTLLQQVNPGMSAEQVQVMIEVAQQSPPDASSAPNDARRNIPPSLGSNHVSKDMEEDMM
- the LOC107610515 gene encoding uncharacterized protein LOC107610515 isoform X2, whose protein sequence is MGPVSFELVRAELRAKKEDNEDPSQSDMFVVTRTSKKGETDSGTQETIEHLQNLKEAGYNDDEAVQTVFGKERHGRVRFYGRSVTKSSLKKQKKIRQMQQQHNEVVSTMEKNQNNLTSKLDGLTNLIKTLLQQVNPGMSAEQVQVMIEVAQQSPPDASSAPNDARRNIPPSLGSNHVSKDMEEDMM